A region from the Polaribacter sp. Hel1_33_78 genome encodes:
- a CDS encoding adenylate kinase: MKIIKLHDLYFKPYIHKGEISAIVKFLAQQVKSDLPKDEVPLFIGILNGCFLFAADFIREFNGNCEVSFVKLASYEGTSSTEDVKQLVGINEDLTGRTVIILEDIIDTGNTLQEIYNIFRDKNLKQLKIATLFFKPDVFRKELPIDYIGKSIEDKFIVGYGLDYNNLGRNYPAIYQLSTQPKMKNIVLFGPPGAGKGTQAEFLKDIYNLVHISTGDVFRFNIKNKTELGLLAKKYMDEGDLVPDEVTINMLKAEVEKNADAKGFIFDGFPRTESQAEALDVFLAQKGEQINGMVALEVPEDTLVSRLLERGKTSGRIDDTDEVKIRNRFNEYNTKTAILKDYFDAQNKYYGINGVGSIEEITQRISKVFNTL; this comes from the coding sequence ATGAAAATTATTAAACTTCACGACTTATACTTTAAACCTTACATCCATAAAGGTGAAATTTCTGCAATTGTAAAATTTCTAGCCCAACAAGTAAAATCAGATTTACCAAAAGATGAAGTTCCTCTATTTATTGGAATTTTAAATGGATGTTTTCTTTTTGCTGCAGATTTCATAAGAGAATTTAATGGAAACTGTGAAGTTTCATTCGTAAAACTAGCCTCCTATGAAGGCACTTCTTCTACAGAAGACGTAAAACAGCTAGTTGGTATTAATGAAGATTTAACAGGAAGAACTGTAATTATATTAGAAGATATTATCGACACTGGTAATACGCTTCAAGAAATTTATAATATATTTAGAGACAAGAACTTAAAACAACTAAAAATTGCAACGCTATTTTTTAAGCCAGATGTATTTAGAAAAGAATTACCAATAGATTATATCGGAAAAAGTATTGAAGATAAATTTATTGTTGGTTACGGTTTAGATTACAATAATTTAGGTAGAAATTACCCAGCAATATATCAATTATCAACACAACCAAAAATGAAAAATATTGTATTATTTGGTCCTCCAGGAGCAGGAAAAGGAACACAAGCAGAATTTTTAAAAGATATTTACAATTTAGTACATATCTCTACTGGTGATGTCTTCCGTTTCAACATTAAAAACAAAACTGAATTAGGTTTGTTAGCCAAAAAATATATGGATGAAGGAGATTTAGTACCTGATGAAGTTACCATTAATATGCTAAAGGCTGAAGTTGAAAAAAATGCAGATGCGAAAGGTTTCATTTTTGATGGTTTTCCAAGAACAGAATCTCAGGCAGAAGCTCTAGATGTTTTTTTAGCTCAAAAAGGTGAACAAATAAACGGAATGGTGGCTTTAGAAGTGCCGGAAGATACCTTAGTATCTCGTTTATTAGAAAGAGGAAAAACTAGCGGTAGAATAGATGATACTGATGAAGTAAAAATCAGAAATCGTTTTAACGAATACAATACCAAAACAGCTATTTTAAAAGATTATTTTGATGCTCAAAATAAATACTATGGAATTAATGGTGTGGGTTCTATTGAAGAAATTACACAACGAATTTCAAAAGTATTTAATACTTTATAA
- the secDF gene encoding protein translocase subunit SecDF, producing the protein MQNKGLIKLFAILFGLVSLYQLSFTFLANKVEDDATTYAKSKVTENDARQKATFERKYLDSVANKNIIDIGVAAYSYNDVKDKEMNLGLDLKGGINAILQVSVKEVLKSLANDSKNEPFNNALSAADERQKNSNANYLDLFFEEFEKIAGTTKLSDPSIFGTKALSEKISFDEVNATVKETLQEEINSSIGTAFEVLRSRIDKFGVTQPNIQRIGNSGRIQIELPGAKDIERVTKLITSKAELQFWEVHTNAEVQNFFFAANAKVAELLKDDSALEKEKDSVKKDDIDDLLGETADSTKVQKNLFTYLFPNVAQSQQQPSSLVARARVLDTATVNNLLAKKEVRSLLPTELKYAKFLWDYKSTDGNDGSELIGLYAIKGNRNDKPTIEGDVILDAGQVFDQLNKPEVSMTMNSSGTKQWAKMTADNVGNFVAVVLDDYVYTAPSVNQAITGGRTSISGGTMTVAEAEDISTVLKAGKLPAAARIIQAEVVGPSLGQESIDASINSFGLAIILVLLWMLLYYGKAGLYADIALAVNILFIFGILSSFNAVLTLPGIAGIILTIGMSVDANVIIFERIKEGLFKQKGLKQSVEEGFSVKGALSAIIDANITTLLTGIILYIFGTGPIKGFALTLMIGIATSLFTAVFITRILIDRSVNKGTNLTFNTSISKGWFQNINVEFLKKRKIAYIISGAIIISGIVSIFSIGLKQGVDFKGGRSYVVRFDQDMNATKVASDLKDAFGTAPEVKTYGSDNQLKITTVYKIDEEGQEVDDQVQSALFTGLKEYLGTTSYNDFKPGFEKEGAGVMSYMKVEPTIADDIKTSALYAVFGSLLVVFLYILLRFRKVSFSIGAVIAVFHDVLIVLGVFSITYNIMPFDMEIGQSFIAAILTVVGYSLNDTVVIFDRIREFAGLHPNWKYSDVVNKALSSTLGRTINTSLTTLLVMLAIFTFGGDSIKGFMFALIIGVAVGTYSSLFVATPIMYDTSKKEEKK; encoded by the coding sequence ATGCAAAACAAAGGACTTATAAAATTATTTGCAATCCTTTTTGGATTGGTAAGTTTATATCAATTATCATTTACTTTTTTAGCCAATAAAGTAGAAGATGATGCAACTACTTACGCTAAAAGTAAAGTAACAGAAAATGACGCAAGACAAAAAGCTACTTTTGAAAGAAAGTATTTAGACAGTGTTGCCAATAAAAACATCATAGATATTGGTGTTGCAGCGTATAGCTACAATGATGTAAAAGACAAAGAAATGAATCTTGGTCTTGATTTAAAAGGAGGTATCAATGCAATTTTACAAGTTTCTGTAAAAGAAGTTTTAAAAAGTTTAGCTAATGACTCTAAAAATGAACCTTTCAATAATGCATTAAGCGCAGCTGATGAAAGACAGAAGAATAGTAATGCAAATTACTTAGACTTATTTTTTGAGGAATTTGAAAAAATTGCAGGAACTACAAAGTTGAGTGATCCATCTATTTTTGGAACAAAAGCTTTAAGCGAAAAAATTTCTTTTGATGAAGTGAATGCCACAGTTAAAGAAACTTTACAAGAAGAAATCAATAGTTCGATTGGTACTGCTTTTGAAGTATTAAGAAGTAGAATTGATAAGTTTGGAGTTACACAACCTAATATTCAACGAATTGGAAATTCTGGTAGAATACAAATTGAATTGCCAGGAGCTAAAGATATTGAGCGTGTTACAAAGTTAATTACAAGTAAAGCTGAATTACAGTTTTGGGAGGTGCACACAAACGCAGAAGTTCAAAATTTCTTCTTTGCAGCAAATGCTAAAGTTGCTGAATTATTAAAAGACGATTCTGCATTAGAGAAAGAAAAAGATTCTGTTAAAAAAGATGATATTGACGATTTGTTAGGTGAAACTGCAGATTCTACGAAAGTTCAAAAGAATTTATTTACGTACTTATTCCCAAATGTTGCACAGTCTCAACAACAGCCGAGTTCTTTAGTTGCACGAGCTAGAGTTTTAGATACAGCAACCGTAAACAATTTACTTGCCAAAAAAGAAGTAAGATCTTTATTGCCAACTGAATTAAAGTATGCTAAATTTTTATGGGATTACAAATCTACAGATGGAAATGATGGTTCAGAATTAATTGGTTTATATGCAATTAAAGGGAATAGAAATGACAAACCGACTATTGAAGGGGATGTTATTTTAGATGCAGGTCAAGTATTTGATCAATTAAACAAACCAGAAGTAAGCATGACAATGAATAGTTCTGGAACAAAACAATGGGCTAAAATGACCGCTGATAATGTTGGTAATTTTGTTGCCGTTGTTTTAGATGATTATGTTTATACTGCTCCTTCTGTAAACCAAGCCATTACAGGTGGAAGAACTTCTATCTCTGGAGGCACCATGACCGTTGCAGAAGCAGAAGATATTTCAACAGTTTTAAAAGCAGGTAAATTACCAGCGGCAGCAAGAATAATTCAAGCAGAAGTTGTTGGACCTTCTTTAGGACAGGAATCCATTGATGCTTCAATAAATTCATTTGGTTTAGCAATTATTTTAGTTTTACTATGGATGCTTTTATACTATGGTAAAGCTGGTTTATATGCTGATATTGCTTTAGCAGTAAACATCTTATTTATATTCGGAATTTTATCATCCTTTAATGCTGTGTTAACGTTACCTGGAATTGCAGGTATCATTTTAACAATTGGTATGTCTGTAGATGCTAACGTAATTATCTTTGAAAGAATTAAAGAAGGGTTATTCAAACAAAAAGGATTAAAACAATCTGTAGAAGAAGGTTTCTCTGTAAAAGGAGCTTTATCTGCAATTATTGATGCAAATATTACTACTTTATTAACAGGTATTATTCTATACATTTTTGGTACAGGACCAATTAAAGGTTTTGCTTTAACCTTAATGATTGGTATCGCTACTTCTTTATTTACCGCTGTATTTATTACCCGTATTTTAATTGACAGATCTGTAAATAAAGGAACTAATTTAACTTTTAATACTTCAATTTCTAAAGGTTGGTTCCAAAATATAAATGTGGAGTTCCTGAAGAAACGTAAAATTGCTTACATCATTTCTGGTGCAATTATTATTTCAGGAATTGTTTCTATATTTTCTATCGGATTAAAGCAAGGAGTAGATTTTAAAGGAGGACGTTCTTATGTCGTTCGTTTTGATCAAGATATGAATGCGACAAAAGTTGCTTCAGATTTAAAAGACGCTTTCGGCACGGCTCCAGAAGTAAAAACGTATGGTTCAGATAATCAATTAAAAATAACAACAGTATATAAAATTGATGAAGAAGGTCAAGAAGTAGATGATCAAGTTCAAAGTGCTTTATTTACAGGATTAAAAGAGTATTTAGGAACTACTTCATACAACGACTTTAAACCTGGATTTGAAAAAGAAGGAGCTGGAGTTATGAGTTATATGAAAGTAGAACCAACGATTGCAGATGATATTAAAACATCAGCTTTATATGCAGTATTTGGCTCACTACTAGTAGTGTTCTTGTACATCTTATTAAGATTTAGAAAAGTATCTTTCTCAATTGGAGCAGTAATTGCAGTTTTCCATGATGTTTTAATTGTGCTAGGGGTATTCTCTATTACTTACAACATTATGCCTTTCGACATGGAAATTGGGCAATCATTTATTGCTGCGATACTGACAGTGGTTGGTTACTCTCTAAATGATACCGTGGTAATTTTTGATAGAATTAGAGAGTTTGCAGGCTTGCACCCAAATTGGAAATACAGTGACGTAGTAAACAAGGCATTAAGTTCTACCCTAGGAAGAACTATAAACACTTCTTTAACAACATTATTAGTAATGTTAGCAATCTTCACATTTGGTGGAGATTCTATTAAAGGTTTTATGTTTGCTTTAATTATTGGTGTAGCTGTAGGTACCTATTCATCATTATTTGTTGCAACACCAATTATGTATGACACTTCTAAAAAAGAAGAAAAAAAATAA
- a CDS encoding formate--tetrahydrofolate ligase — MTHLSDIKIAQAKKLQHIKNIAKKLKVDEDDLEMYGKFKAKLPLSLINDAKVAENNLVLVTALTPTPAGEGKTTVSIGLTEGLNKIGKKATVVLREPSLGPVFGIKGGAAGGGYSQVVPMEDINLHFTGDFNAIEKANNLLSALIDNNIQSKTNNLNIDPRTILWKRVIDMNDRSLRDITIGLGGTTNGVPRQDGFNITPASEVMAILCMASDLSNLKKRLGDIFIGFRYDNTPVFARDLKAENAMAILLKDAIKPNLVQTLEENPAIIHGGPFANIAQGTNTIIATKMGLSLSNYVVTEAGFGADLGAEKFLNIKSQFANLNPKCVVLVATIRALRHHGGAKPEAYNTPNLAKVIEGFRNLEKHIENIRKYNIEPVVAINSFISDSDQEVSFVIEKCNSLGVEAVLSEGWAKGGEGTKELAKAVVRVVENKATKYKPLYDWKSPVTEKIETIAKEIYGAKNVEYSKKAQLNLRRIDRLGFNDFAICMAKTQKSFSDNENLIGRPEGFTVTVREIEIAAGAQFIIPILGKMMRMPGLPSIPASENMTIDNNGVISGLS; from the coding sequence ATGACACATTTATCTGACATTAAAATTGCGCAAGCAAAAAAGCTGCAGCATATAAAAAATATTGCGAAAAAATTAAAGGTTGATGAAGATGATTTAGAGATGTATGGAAAGTTTAAAGCGAAGCTCCCCCTTTCTTTAATTAACGACGCCAAGGTTGCTGAAAATAATTTAGTGTTAGTAACTGCATTAACGCCAACTCCCGCAGGTGAGGGTAAAACAACTGTTTCTATTGGTTTAACCGAAGGTTTAAATAAAATAGGAAAAAAAGCTACAGTCGTTTTAAGAGAACCATCTTTAGGTCCTGTTTTTGGAATAAAAGGCGGTGCCGCTGGTGGGGGATATTCGCAAGTAGTGCCAATGGAAGATATTAATTTACATTTTACTGGCGATTTTAATGCTATTGAAAAAGCTAATAATTTATTGTCTGCTTTAATTGATAATAACATACAAAGTAAAACCAATAATCTAAACATCGATCCTAGAACAATTCTTTGGAAACGGGTTATAGATATGAATGATCGTTCCTTAAGGGATATAACCATTGGTCTAGGTGGCACCACAAATGGAGTTCCAAGACAAGATGGTTTTAATATTACACCAGCTTCAGAAGTGATGGCTATTTTATGTATGGCTTCAGATTTAAGTAATTTGAAGAAAAGGTTAGGTGATATTTTTATAGGTTTTAGATATGATAATACACCAGTTTTTGCGCGTGATTTAAAAGCTGAAAATGCCATGGCAATCTTATTAAAGGATGCTATAAAACCTAATTTAGTACAAACGCTAGAAGAGAACCCTGCAATAATTCACGGAGGGCCATTTGCAAATATAGCCCAAGGGACGAATACAATTATTGCTACTAAAATGGGATTGTCTTTGTCTAATTATGTGGTTACAGAAGCAGGTTTTGGGGCGGATTTAGGTGCAGAGAAGTTTTTGAATATAAAGTCTCAATTTGCCAATTTGAACCCTAAATGCGTTGTTTTGGTGGCTACAATTAGGGCGTTACGTCATCATGGAGGTGCAAAACCTGAGGCATATAATACGCCAAATTTAGCTAAGGTTATTGAAGGTTTTAGAAATCTTGAAAAGCATATAGAGAATATTAGAAAATATAATATTGAACCCGTGGTAGCCATTAATTCTTTTATTTCTGATTCTGATCAAGAGGTCAGTTTTGTTATTGAAAAATGTAACAGTTTGGGTGTAGAGGCAGTTTTATCTGAAGGTTGGGCGAAAGGAGGAGAAGGAACTAAAGAATTAGCAAAGGCGGTTGTACGTGTAGTAGAAAATAAAGCTACTAAATACAAACCTTTATACGATTGGAAATCTCCAGTTACTGAAAAAATAGAAACGATTGCTAAGGAAATTTACGGAGCAAAAAATGTGGAGTATAGTAAGAAAGCACAATTAAATTTAAGAAGAATAGATAGATTAGGATTTAATGATTTTGCTATTTGTATGGCTAAAACACAAAAATCTTTTTCAGATAATGAGAATTTAATTGGAAGACCTGAAGGGTTTACTGTAACGGTGAGAGAAATTGAAATTGCAGCGGGCGCACAATTTATTATACCTATATTAGGAAAAATGATGCGAATGCCTGGTTTGCCTTCTATTCCAGCTTCAGAAAATATGACGATTGATAATAATGGTGTTATTTCGGGTCTTTCTTAA
- the mdh gene encoding malate dehydrogenase — protein sequence MKVTVVGAGAVGASCAEYIAIKDFASEVVLLDIKEGYAEGKAMDLMQTASLNGFDTKITGSTNDYSKTANSDICVITSGIPRKPGMTREQLIGINAGIVKTVSSSLIEHSPSTIIIVVSNPMDTMTYLVHKTTGLPKNRIIGMGGALDSARFKYRLAEALGAPISDVDGMVIGGHSDKGMVPLTRLATRNSVPVSEFISEERLAQVLQDTKVGGATLTGLLGTSAWYAPGAAVSGLVQAIACDQKKIFPCSVLLEGEYGLNDLCIGVPVVLGKNGIESIVEINLSDDEKAHMQESAAGVSKTNDLLEL from the coding sequence ATGAAAGTTACCGTAGTTGGAGCAGGCGCAGTGGGTGCAAGTTGTGCAGAATACATAGCAATTAAAGATTTTGCTTCTGAAGTTGTTTTATTAGACATTAAAGAAGGGTACGCAGAAGGAAAAGCAATGGACTTAATGCAAACAGCTTCTTTAAATGGTTTTGACACAAAGATTACTGGAAGTACAAATGATTATTCAAAAACCGCAAATTCTGACATTTGTGTAATTACTTCTGGAATTCCTAGAAAACCTGGAATGACTCGTGAGCAATTAATTGGTATCAATGCAGGAATTGTAAAAACAGTTTCTTCAAGCTTAATTGAACATTCTCCAAGCACAATTATCATTGTTGTTTCTAACCCTATGGACACAATGACTTATTTAGTTCATAAAACTACTGGCTTACCAAAAAACAGAATTATTGGAATGGGTGGTGCTTTAGATTCTGCTCGTTTTAAATACAGATTGGCAGAAGCTTTAGGAGCTCCTATCTCTGATGTTGACGGAATGGTTATTGGAGGTCATTCTGATAAAGGAATGGTACCTTTAACTAGATTAGCTACTCGTAACTCTGTACCTGTTTCTGAATTTATTTCTGAAGAAAGACTAGCGCAAGTTTTACAAGACACCAAAGTTGGTGGCGCAACTTTAACTGGTTTATTAGGTACTTCTGCTTGGTATGCTCCCGGAGCTGCAGTTAGCGGATTAGTGCAAGCCATAGCCTGTGACCAGAAGAAAATATTTCCATGTTCAGTTTTGTTGGAAGGTGAATATGGTTTAAATGATTTATGCATTGGAGTACCTGTTGTTTTAGGTAAAAACGGAATTGAAAGCATTGTTGAAATTAATCTGAGTGATGATGAAAAAGCTCACATGCAAGAATCAGCAGCTGGAGTTTCTAAAACAAACGACTTATTAGAATTATAA
- a CDS encoding DUF6588 family protein encodes MKKCNLIFMVVFTLSFATKAQDGFEGILLAEGSDVNKLMEGYFAPAMEGFIYGMNNGWAHTAKVHKVLGFDLTIGLSASAVPSEREIFSLAGLSSISGANSAPTFAGEDTQTALTVTRTLTIQDASSPAFGQTQTVTADLTMPGGIKDDLILNSIPAPIVQVNVGLPWEMEGMLRLLPKTDVGDDGGQINMLGLGLKKEITSWFGPMEKTPLHVSLLAAYTKMNVTYGIEDVNSGDLTINNGGAEFDLKAFTVQAIASLNFPIINLYGGFGYNSGSSSLSMKGTYQGNYNYSINGQQYTETIALSTPDLSFNASGLSTTVGARLSLGFFKIFGSYTLQEYNTLNAGIAISIR; translated from the coding sequence ATGAAAAAGTGTAATTTAATTTTTATGGTCGTATTTACCCTGTCATTCGCCACAAAAGCCCAAGATGGTTTTGAAGGAATTCTTCTTGCTGAAGGAAGTGATGTAAACAAATTAATGGAAGGATATTTTGCTCCAGCCATGGAAGGATTTATCTATGGCATGAATAATGGATGGGCTCACACAGCAAAAGTTCATAAAGTACTTGGTTTTGATTTAACTATAGGGCTAAGTGCTTCTGCGGTTCCCTCTGAAAGAGAAATTTTTAGTTTAGCTGGTCTTTCTTCGATCTCCGGAGCTAATTCTGCACCCACTTTTGCTGGCGAAGATACTCAAACTGCATTGACAGTAACAAGAACACTAACAATTCAGGACGCCAGTTCTCCAGCATTTGGACAAACACAGACTGTAACTGCAGATTTAACAATGCCAGGAGGTATTAAAGATGATTTAATATTGAATTCTATACCAGCTCCTATTGTTCAGGTAAATGTTGGTTTACCTTGGGAAATGGAAGGTATGTTAAGATTATTACCTAAAACTGACGTTGGTGATGATGGTGGTCAAATAAATATGTTAGGATTAGGTCTTAAAAAAGAAATTACAAGCTGGTTTGGGCCAATGGAAAAAACACCTTTACATGTTTCTTTGTTAGCTGCTTACACTAAAATGAATGTTACTTATGGAATTGAAGATGTAAATTCTGGCGATTTAACTATTAATAATGGTGGTGCAGAATTTGACTTAAAAGCATTTACTGTTCAAGCTATAGCATCTTTAAACTTTCCAATAATAAATTTATATGGTGGTTTTGGATATAATAGTGGAAGCTCTTCTTTATCTATGAAAGGAACTTATCAAGGTAATTATAACTATTCAATTAATGGTCAACAATATACAGAAACAATTGCTTTATCTACTCCAGACTTAAGCTTTAATGCAAGTGGATTGTCTACTACTGTAGGAGCTAGATTAAGTTTAGGATTCTTTAAAATATTTGGAAGCTACACTTTACAAGAATATAATACTTTAAATGCTGGTATTGCAATTAGTATTAGATAA